One window of the Chlorogloeopsis sp. ULAP01 genome contains the following:
- a CDS encoding CHAT domain-containing protein, whose protein sequence is MARKRQLAIVLKHLVLGLSLTLLIILFQEAAKSQVTQTSGQSQAQSLTQKGFAQLNQGHPEVAYQTWEKAYQIYRKLKNKEGMTGSRINQSLALRERGLYLRACLSLTEVLELEDWICKNQIQLPQSIDESQKYLEAAVHKQPLLKVRAIGLGSLGELLRLIGKPEASRVVLHKAIAMAKSLSFEQDSNFHNQLLRSLANTERYFYRQAKNEYQLTDEPIAKQEALSTAQSKFNSALQLYQTVEAEKQNESTLLAQLSQIGLLIDGEKWLPLDKEIKARRQLLQNLVKQLLASPQQFQQLPEIESINARLSFAQSLVQISQNNELDKLIFSDSKSALSAALSIAQKALLLAQQIDNKRTKSDAMGTISSIYGALGETVQSKQYLEQAMALAQSVQAWDLAYQWQWQLGRRYQHEGRFDKSLEAYAAAISSLDQVRGNLLSVDPEVQFSFKEKVEPIYQDYMEMLLSQGQPDLKQVIKIHEQLRLAELENFLKCGKLPIFSLTDNQNLTKLPPIIYLIKIRNKVEVIVRDLQGTLHHHSLNFKLIESSINNLIKLIQDQNFIDFQENKYLIYSKDLYQLLFTPIKKFLPDSGNLVFVLDSYFQNLPLGMLHDGNNYLIKSYSISITLNSYFLQSQALTPEKLKVLAAGISEVSPSFKNPLVPKNLNPLPEVKVEIQNIKRNAASVSQVLNAEFTSSRFQDKIKDNLLPVIHLSTHGQFSSDPERTFILAWDRPINVQELSFLLKKDNQHSALELLVLSACQTAKGDRRSDFCR, encoded by the coding sequence ATGGCAAGAAAACGGCAACTAGCGATTGTTTTAAAACATCTTGTTTTGGGACTATCTTTGACATTGCTGATAATTCTGTTTCAAGAGGCAGCGAAATCTCAAGTTACCCAAACTTCCGGACAATCCCAAGCGCAAAGCCTTACTCAAAAGGGATTTGCACAACTAAATCAAGGTCATCCAGAAGTTGCTTACCAGACATGGGAAAAGGCATACCAGATCTACCGCAAATTAAAAAATAAAGAAGGCATGACTGGCAGCCGCATTAATCAAAGCCTGGCACTTCGAGAGCGCGGGCTGTATCTTCGCGCTTGCTTATCTCTCACTGAAGTCTTAGAGCTAGAAGACTGGATTTGCAAAAATCAGATTCAATTGCCGCAGTCTATTGATGAATCTCAAAAGTACTTGGAAGCTGCTGTGCACAAGCAGCCGCTACTTAAAGTTAGAGCGATCGGGCTTGGCAGCTTGGGTGAGCTACTACGTTTGATTGGTAAGCCTGAAGCGTCTAGAGTTGTTTTACACAAAGCTATTGCTATGGCTAAAAGTTTGTCTTTTGAACAAGATTCAAACTTCCATAATCAATTATTGAGGAGTTTAGCTAATACAGAACGATACTTTTACAGGCAAGCTAAAAATGAATATCAGCTAACAGACGAGCCTATAGCCAAGCAAGAAGCACTTTCTACAGCCCAATCTAAATTTAATTCTGCTTTGCAACTTTATCAAACAGTGGAAGCAGAAAAACAAAATGAAAGTACGCTCTTAGCACAACTGAGCCAAATCGGTTTGTTGATAGATGGAGAGAAATGGTTACCACTAGACAAAGAGATTAAAGCTAGAAGGCAACTTCTTCAAAACTTAGTAAAACAATTATTAGCTTCACCTCAACAATTTCAGCAACTACCAGAGATTGAATCTATTAATGCTCGACTTAGCTTTGCTCAGTCTCTAGTACAAATTTCCCAAAATAATGAATTAGATAAACTGATTTTCTCTGACAGTAAATCTGCATTATCAGCGGCGCTCTCAATTGCTCAAAAAGCTCTATTACTAGCTCAACAAATAGACAATAAGCGAACAAAATCTGATGCAATGGGAACTATCAGTAGTATTTATGGTGCTCTTGGTGAAACAGTTCAATCAAAACAATATTTAGAGCAAGCAATGGCACTAGCTCAATCAGTACAAGCTTGGGATTTAGCATATCAATGGCAATGGCAGCTAGGACGCAGATATCAGCACGAAGGAAGGTTTGACAAATCACTGGAAGCATATGCTGCTGCTATTAGCAGCCTTGACCAAGTGCGAGGAAATCTTTTATCAGTTGATCCTGAAGTTCAATTCTCTTTTAAGGAGAAAGTTGAGCCTATTTATCAAGACTATATGGAGATGCTTTTATCTCAAGGACAGCCAGATTTGAAGCAAGTAATCAAAATTCACGAGCAGCTAAGATTAGCAGAATTAGAAAATTTTTTGAAATGCGGTAAGTTACCTATCTTTTCTTTAACCGATAATCAAAATTTAACCAAATTACCACCTATTATTTATTTGATTAAGATTAGAAATAAAGTTGAAGTAATTGTAAGAGACTTGCAGGGAACACTTCACCATCACTCATTAAACTTCAAGTTAATTGAGAGTTCTATTAATAATTTAATCAAACTTATCCAAGACCAAAATTTTATAGATTTTCAAGAAAATAAATATCTTATTTATTCTAAAGATTTATATCAATTGCTATTCACCCCAATCAAAAAGTTTCTTCCAGACTCAGGAAATTTAGTATTTGTCTTAGATAGCTATTTTCAGAATCTACCTCTTGGTATGTTACATGATGGAAATAATTATCTAATTAAGTCATATAGTATTTCGATAACATTAAATTCATATTTTTTGCAAAGCCAAGCTTTAACACCAGAAAAGTTAAAGGTACTTGCCGCCGGAATCTCTGAAGTAAGCCCTAGTTTTAAAAATCCCTTAGTTCCAAAAAACTTAAATCCTTTACCGGAAGTAAAAGTAGAGATTCAAAATATTAAAAGAAACGCTGCTTCTGTATCACAAGTACTCAACGCTGAATTCACCAGCAGTCGCTTTCAGGATAAAATTAAAGACAATCTGCTTCCAGTGATTCATCTGTCTACTCATGGACAATTCAGTTCCGATCCTGAGCGAACCTTCATCTTAGCTTGGGATCGTCCTATAAATGTTCAGGAGTTAAGCTTCCTATTAAAAAAGGACAATCAGCATTCTGCACTTGAATTACTCGTTCTGAGCGCTTGCCAAACAGCAAAAGGAGACAGGCGTTCTGACTTTTGCCGTTAA
- a CDS encoding IS1 family transposase, with protein MICPHCKSSKISKNGHRRGKQNYICRDCERHFVEYYSSVGYSDEIKERCLKMYVNGTGFRAIERQTGVNHNTIINWVRKAVKSLPDAPESSEIPEITQVDELETFIGKKNKKWLWTAANKDYPGILAWVLGDRSAETFQKLWQVIKCWHSFFYVTDGYPVYPCFIDDCDHIVKKTYMTRIEGENTRLRHYLARLHRKTLCYSKSENMLKASIKLLLHYLHYRVVALPA; from the coding sequence ATGATATGTCCTCACTGTAAATCTAGCAAAATAAGTAAGAACGGTCACAGGCGTGGTAAACAAAACTACATCTGTCGTGACTGCGAGCGCCATTTCGTGGAATACTATTCCTCTGTAGGATATTCCGATGAAATAAAAGAGCGATGCTTAAAAATGTACGTTAATGGTACAGGTTTTCGTGCAATTGAACGACAGACTGGAGTGAATCATAACACGATAATTAATTGGGTGAGAAAAGCAGTAAAATCTTTGCCAGATGCTCCTGAATCTTCAGAGATACCAGAAATTACTCAAGTTGACGAACTTGAGACATTTATAGGTAAAAAAAACAAAAAATGGCTATGGACAGCAGCCAATAAGGACTATCCCGGAATTTTAGCTTGGGTTCTGGGCGACCGTAGTGCCGAAACATTTCAAAAATTATGGCAAGTGATTAAGTGTTGGCATAGTTTCTTTTATGTGACAGATGGTTATCCAGTTTATCCATGTTTTATTGACGATTGTGACCACATTGTTAAGAAAACTTACATGACACGAATAGAAGGGGAAAATACAAGACTAAGGCATTATTTGGCTCGGCTTCATCGCAAAACACTTTGCTATTCCAAAAGCGAGAATATGCTGAAAGCATCAATAAAATTGCTACTGCATTACCTTCATTATCGAGTTGTAGCCCTTCCTGCCTGA
- a CDS encoding peptidylprolyl isomerase: MSILFQLGDSKFATDEVVSMMAQYQLVPQLVKEMIIDKAIADIEYTPEEAQIACQQLAKDYQLSSEVMLKEWLQRNAMEFKQFESIAIRQLKLEKFKRIQWGGDIESYFLQRKPMLNRVVYSLIRTSNIGIAQELCFRIQEGEESFAELARKYTEGPEAETDGLVGPVELQKIYPGLAKILSCIQPQQLSPPVKIGDWIVIVRLEKFLVAKLDRPMRYRLLNERFNHWLQEQVAALNWQVYQECQEE, encoded by the coding sequence ATGTCCATACTTTTCCAATTAGGTGATAGTAAGTTTGCTACCGATGAAGTTGTATCAATGATGGCACAATACCAACTGGTTCCGCAGCTGGTAAAAGAAATGATTATTGATAAAGCGATCGCAGATATTGAGTATACGCCAGAGGAAGCGCAAATAGCTTGTCAACAATTAGCGAAAGACTATCAACTCTCCTCTGAAGTCATGCTTAAAGAGTGGTTGCAGAGAAATGCTATGGAATTTAAGCAGTTTGAAAGCATTGCTATTCGGCAACTCAAACTGGAAAAATTTAAACGCATTCAATGGGGAGGAGATATAGAATCTTATTTTCTGCAACGCAAGCCAATGTTAAATCGGGTTGTTTATTCACTAATTAGAACCTCTAATATTGGTATTGCTCAAGAACTTTGCTTTCGCATTCAAGAAGGAGAAGAATCTTTTGCTGAATTAGCAAGGAAATATACTGAAGGACCTGAAGCTGAAACAGATGGTTTAGTTGGGCCTGTGGAGTTACAAAAAATTTATCCAGGTTTAGCAAAAATTTTATCTTGCATTCAACCACAACAACTTTCACCACCGGTAAAAATAGGTGACTGGATAGTTATCGTTCGTCTAGAAAAATTTTTAGTAGCTAAGTTGGATCGCCCCATGCGTTATCGACTCTTGAACGAACGTTTTAATCATTGGCTACAAGAGCAAGTAGCAGCGCTAAACTGGCAAGTTTATCAAGAATGTCAGGAAGAATAG
- a CDS encoding peptidase domain-containing ABC transporter, with protein sequence MTHIIQNSFQEFLSTTKELEQLPTEAIADLLQHIQPWRYHVGQKIIGKEKDPDSVTIVYQGKVRLLGHDQRTPMPITLKLLEPGAILGEISLFRNVPCETAIASSEVICLKINATEYLRLLEQYSAFANARKGLCHLIEVFDVLAVQKEVQVQGSTNLKQLTQTALPQAKVHYLPPGKTPFQQLDGEYIWFVSGGGILTDFSPGSRLELNDGKNMLEVIGQTPVRLLGLCPSDLSLLNSECIRLQTNESISKIGEDLEIPYALEAEPEIPNYTTTNQEGKSKKYSFVSGRGQLKTIIACLQMLSQHLQIPFRREVISRILTDQIKRQGSISFQLCAYLAELIGLKAQLTDIPTAKITRIPTPALIRYGESFAVIYEAGISTVVLGIPEKGIVRYKPAELISKLDVEESCYPPRIKVLLLSATNITPKQRFGLQSFLPYLSRYRRVLLEVFIASFFVQLAALANPLVIQLIIDKVIAQNSISTLHILGVLLLAISLFEAVLTTLRTYLFVDTTNRIDMGLGSEIIDHLLRLPLRYFERRSVGELSTRINELENIRKFLTGTALTVGLDALFSVVYIIVMLIYSWQLTLVGLATIPIFIVITLLASPTVGKQLRTQAERNSQTQSYLVEVMTGIQTVKAQNIELRSRFSWQERYARYVVAGFKTVVTSTLANSTSNFLNKLSSLLILWVGAYLVLKGELTLGELIAFRIISGYATSPILRLAQLWQSFQQTALSLERLSDIIDTPQEAEQDRCNIPLPAIQGSVKYENITFRFNTGGALQLCNVSLDIPAGKFIGIVGQSGAGKSTLTKLLIRLYEPEVGRILIDGYDISKVELYSLRRQIGVVPQDTLLFDGTVQENIALTNPEATTEEIIEAAKVAVAHEFIMKLSNGYNTQVGERGAALSGGQRQRIAIARSVLQKPKLLVLDEATSALDYPTERQVCLNLAKAFQGTTIFFITHRINTVMNADMIVVMDSGRVIEQGNHHELIALKGHYYYLYQQQEVNL encoded by the coding sequence ATGACTCATATCATTCAAAACTCTTTTCAAGAATTTCTTAGTACAACCAAGGAACTTGAGCAACTTCCAACAGAGGCGATCGCTGATTTACTACAACACATCCAACCTTGGCGTTATCATGTAGGTCAGAAAATTATTGGCAAAGAAAAAGATCCTGATAGCGTAACTATTGTTTATCAAGGTAAAGTCAGGCTTTTAGGCCATGACCAGCGTACTCCAATGCCCATTACTTTAAAATTATTGGAACCAGGAGCAATTCTGGGTGAAATTAGTTTGTTCCGAAACGTGCCCTGCGAGACTGCGATCGCTTCTAGCGAAGTAATATGTTTAAAGATCAATGCAACAGAGTATTTGCGTTTACTCGAACAATACTCAGCCTTTGCCAATGCCCGTAAAGGTCTTTGCCATCTCATAGAAGTTTTCGATGTTTTGGCTGTGCAAAAAGAGGTGCAAGTTCAAGGGAGTACAAATCTCAAACAACTCACTCAAACAGCACTACCACAAGCAAAGGTACATTATCTTCCACCAGGGAAAACACCATTCCAGCAGTTAGATGGGGAATACATCTGGTTTGTGAGTGGCGGTGGAATACTAACTGATTTTTCGCCTGGTTCTCGCTTGGAATTGAACGACGGTAAGAATATGCTTGAGGTCATCGGTCAAACTCCAGTGCGTTTGCTCGGTTTATGTCCATCCGATTTATCACTGCTCAATAGCGAGTGTATCCGATTGCAGACAAATGAAAGCATATCTAAAATCGGGGAAGATTTGGAAATCCCCTACGCACTAGAAGCGGAACCGGAAATACCCAACTATACTACTACCAATCAAGAAGGAAAAAGTAAAAAGTACTCATTTGTAAGCGGTAGGGGGCAATTAAAAACTATCATCGCTTGTTTGCAAATGCTATCTCAGCATTTGCAAATACCATTTCGACGGGAGGTAATTAGCCGCATCCTAACAGACCAAATAAAACGTCAAGGTAGTATATCTTTTCAGCTTTGTGCTTACTTGGCAGAGTTAATTGGACTCAAGGCACAATTAACAGATATACCTACCGCTAAGATAACGCGCATTCCTACTCCGGCACTGATTCGCTATGGTGAAAGTTTTGCAGTTATCTATGAAGCAGGAATAAGCACTGTAGTTTTAGGAATTCCAGAAAAAGGAATTGTACGCTATAAACCTGCAGAACTCATTTCCAAACTAGATGTTGAAGAAAGCTGTTATCCACCGCGAATCAAGGTATTGCTGCTGTCTGCTACTAATATCACACCTAAGCAGCGCTTCGGTTTGCAATCGTTTCTTCCCTATCTATCGCGCTATCGCCGCGTACTTTTAGAAGTCTTTATTGCTTCTTTTTTTGTACAGTTAGCAGCACTGGCAAATCCACTAGTTATTCAGTTAATCATCGATAAAGTTATAGCCCAAAATAGTATTAGCACCCTGCATATTTTGGGAGTCTTGCTATTAGCTATAAGTCTTTTTGAAGCTGTACTTACCACATTACGTACTTACTTATTTGTTGATACCACTAATCGCATTGATATGGGTTTGGGGTCAGAAATTATTGACCACTTACTACGCCTACCACTGCGCTATTTTGAGCGCCGCTCGGTGGGAGAACTTTCCACCCGTATTAATGAATTAGAAAATATCCGTAAGTTTCTCACAGGCACTGCTTTAACAGTAGGGTTAGATGCCTTATTTTCAGTAGTTTATATCATCGTCATGCTGATTTACAGCTGGCAACTTACCCTAGTTGGTTTAGCAACGATTCCGATATTTATAGTTATTACTTTGCTTGCCTCTCCTACAGTCGGCAAACAATTACGCACCCAAGCTGAACGCAACTCGCAAACCCAGTCTTATCTAGTTGAGGTAATGACCGGAATACAAACCGTAAAAGCACAAAATATTGAGTTGCGATCGCGCTTTTCTTGGCAAGAACGCTATGCTCGTTATGTCGTAGCTGGCTTTAAAACAGTAGTTACCTCTACTCTTGCTAATTCTACTAGTAACTTTCTCAACAAACTTAGTAGCTTATTAATCTTGTGGGTAGGAGCTTATTTAGTACTAAAAGGAGAATTAACTTTAGGAGAATTAATTGCCTTTAGAATTATCTCAGGTTACGCCACCAGTCCCATATTGCGGTTGGCACAACTATGGCAAAGCTTTCAACAAACTGCTTTATCTCTAGAGCGTTTAAGTGATATTATTGATACGCCACAAGAAGCCGAACAAGACCGCTGCAATATTCCCTTACCCGCTATTCAGGGATCGGTAAAATATGAAAATATTACTTTCCGTTTTAATACAGGAGGAGCATTGCAACTTTGCAATGTTAGTCTCGATATTCCGGCTGGTAAATTTATCGGAATTGTCGGACAAAGTGGTGCAGGTAAAAGCACTTTAACAAAGTTGTTAATCAGGCTATATGAACCAGAAGTAGGTAGAATTTTAATTGATGGTTATGACATTAGCAAAGTAGAACTTTATTCTTTACGAAGACAAATTGGTGTAGTTCCTCAAGATACACTTCTGTTTGATGGTACAGTACAAGAAAATATTGCTTTAACAAATCCAGAAGCAACAACAGAGGAAATAATTGAAGCTGCAAAAGTAGCAGTCGCTCATGAATTTATTATGAAATTGTCTAATGGTTACAATACTCAAGTAGGCGAACGAGGAGCTGCACTTTCGGGCGGACAAAGACAAAGAATAGCGATCGCGCGTTCAGTTTTACAAAAACCAAAACTACTAGTACTAGACGAAGCAACTAGTGCCTTAGATTATCCTACTGAACGGCAAGTTTGTCTGAATTTAGCGAAAGCATTTCAAGGAACTACCATCTTTTTTATCACCCACCGCATCAATACTGTTATGAATGCAGACATGATTGTAGTCATGGATAGTGGTAGGGTAATAGAGCAAGGAAATCATCATGAATTAATAGCATTAAAAGGTCATTATTACTACCTATATCAGCAACAAGAAGTGAATTTGTAG
- a CDS encoding HlyD family efflux transporter periplasmic adaptor subunit, which yields MNQINGTSSNGHYRNGNHANGAKLENTQVLTLTEITEIKASQPPLNTAKYQQEHNFEQSEIVLRQSPFWSRAIMLSLIGIASFGITWANFAKMEQVIPATGQLKPEGTVKEIQAPVNGVVKAVYIKDGQSVKPGDLLLIFDTTANNAELLSLKKIRASLFKENQIYLRLMNSTSDLADIIDLMQGKLPKEVEFLLKNRIALIAENELLRTEFKKGNAIGLAVDEKQRLEVSQRESYSRTQAARLAVEQIKKQLAQNQVKINQSEENLSIENQILSKMKNLAEEGAIAQLQYLQQQQNVQEIKAQIAQLNEEQQRLKFNIEQGQQEVNNTIAVIEKNILDKIAENNKHIAQIDSQFTKILLDNEKKLAEINSKISQTQQNLKYQEVRAPVNGTVFDLQAKSPGFVVNTTQNLLKIVPNESYVAEVFITNKDIGFIREGMKVDVRIDSFPYSEFGDIKGTISWVGSDALPPDNIHSYYRFPVKVRLESQSLDIKGKTLSLQSGMSISTNIKVREKRTVISLFTELFTKQIETLKEVR from the coding sequence ATGAATCAAATAAATGGCACTAGTTCTAACGGTCATTATCGTAATGGCAATCACGCCAATGGAGCCAAATTAGAAAATACACAGGTATTAACACTTACAGAAATCACAGAAATCAAAGCTTCTCAACCTCCTTTAAATACTGCAAAATATCAGCAAGAACATAACTTTGAACAATCAGAAATTGTACTGCGCCAATCTCCATTTTGGTCACGTGCTATTATGCTGTCCTTAATTGGGATAGCCTCTTTTGGAATTACTTGGGCAAACTTTGCTAAAATGGAACAAGTAATTCCAGCAACAGGTCAATTAAAGCCGGAAGGAACTGTCAAAGAAATTCAAGCACCAGTCAATGGAGTAGTGAAAGCAGTTTATATTAAAGATGGGCAATCAGTAAAACCAGGAGATTTGTTGCTGATTTTTGATACTACTGCTAACAATGCTGAATTATTATCTTTAAAAAAGATTCGCGCTTCTTTATTTAAAGAGAATCAGATTTATCTCAGATTAATGAATTCGACTTCTGATTTAGCTGATATAATAGATTTGATGCAGGGTAAGTTACCAAAAGAAGTTGAATTCCTACTAAAAAATCGTATAGCGCTAATTGCAGAAAATGAATTGTTACGAACTGAATTTAAAAAAGGTAACGCCATTGGTTTGGCTGTTGATGAAAAACAGCGTTTAGAAGTATCTCAAAGAGAATCATATTCTCGAACACAGGCAGCGCGTTTGGCAGTTGAACAGATCAAAAAACAACTTGCTCAAAATCAAGTCAAAATTAACCAGAGTGAAGAAAATTTAAGTATTGAAAATCAAATTTTAAGTAAAATGAAAAACTTGGCTGAAGAAGGAGCAATCGCTCAACTTCAGTATCTCCAACAGCAACAAAATGTACAAGAAATCAAGGCGCAAATAGCACAATTAAATGAGGAGCAGCAACGTCTAAAATTTAATATTGAGCAAGGACAACAAGAAGTAAACAACACTATAGCAGTTATCGAGAAAAATATTTTGGATAAGATAGCTGAAAACAACAAACACATTGCACAGATAGACAGCCAATTTACTAAAATTTTACTAGATAACGAAAAGAAATTGGCTGAAATTAATAGTAAAATTTCTCAAACCCAACAAAACCTTAAATATCAAGAAGTTCGCGCACCTGTGAACGGCACAGTTTTTGATTTACAAGCTAAAAGCCCTGGTTTTGTAGTCAACACTACTCAAAATTTACTCAAGATTGTACCAAATGAAAGCTATGTTGCTGAGGTTTTCATCACTAATAAAGATATTGGTTTTATTCGAGAAGGAATGAAAGTTGATGTCCGTATTGACTCCTTTCCTTATAGTGAATTTGGTGATATCAAAGGAACAATTTCTTGGGTAGGATCGGATGCATTGCCACCGGATAATATCCATTCATATTATCGTTTCCCTGTTAAAGTTCGTTTAGAGAGTCAATCGCTAGATATTAAGGGTAAAACTCTCTCGTTGCAATCAGGAATGTCTATTAGCACTAATATTAAAGTGCGTGAAAAACGAACAGTAATCAGCTTATTCACAGAGTTATTTACCAAACAAATAGAGACTTTGAAAGAGGTTCGTTAA
- a CDS encoding SBBP repeat-containing protein, with translation MTTTITLGTPGSDLQLGFPANIELIFARAGNDLIYGYDPVSSKTQTPNIDILAGDIFDSSPGEFTLLNQNILSIFRGNIPASASIWKDTFVLGDNNQAYYTDQGFLGILKFAIILDFDPNQDTIRLNGKPEDYRLVENFLGFPGEAIFRVKDGSRDLIAYVNKRPSENLNLTDTYFQYVNDTQENQPAQNEIKQFGTEGIDFSTGVATDPSGNFYLTGFTTGDLQGSNQGLFDAWIAKYDSDGYELWGKQIGTSANDRAFAIVTDNDGNFYVTGATQGDLFSTNQSEGNDAWVAKYNTNGDLLWSRQFAVTGAITTESNSINLNIDEGGNVYLSGTATKPNQRPDIFPLANQVDSWVSKFDSNGNQQWLTEYGNFAFDEAFDLAIDNNGNTYTTGWTQGLLEPADPSRTFLNYDAFLVKTDTNSDIQWIRQFGSNNDGLEFPWGVETDSKNNVYVTGWTTGSFETGAPNTNQPTIGSQSYDMWLAKYLPDGTQQWVQQFGTQGDDGTYLSGMEIDANDNIFLIGYTNAQLGEGSQDEAYNAWVAKFDTNGNEKWIRQFGSPERLDNPTDIIVGNDGHLYVTGITDGSLGSENAGAVDVWVAKLNANMGDLQEFNYDSKDNVRIAHANVTPTLDVSDDIITTANVAPTLDVSDDIITTANVAPTLDVSDDIITTANIIPTLNVSLVEGISTSSDFSDYGQLVSTLTGILESYAQNSFSTALSEETHNCTV, from the coding sequence ATGACAACTACCATCACATTAGGGACACCAGGCAGCGACCTACAATTAGGATTTCCTGCAAATATAGAATTGATTTTTGCCCGCGCTGGAAACGATCTGATTTACGGTTACGATCCTGTTAGTAGCAAAACTCAAACTCCAAATATTGATATATTGGCTGGTGACATATTTGACAGTTCGCCAGGAGAGTTCACACTTCTCAATCAGAATATATTATCCATTTTCCGAGGAAATATACCAGCATCAGCGTCGATATGGAAAGACACATTTGTTCTTGGAGATAACAATCAGGCTTACTATACCGATCAGGGTTTCTTGGGTATATTAAAGTTTGCCATCATTTTAGATTTCGATCCCAATCAAGATACCATACGACTGAACGGTAAACCGGAAGACTACAGATTAGTAGAAAATTTCTTAGGTTTTCCAGGAGAGGCTATATTTCGGGTAAAAGATGGATCTCGTGACCTCATTGCTTATGTGAATAAGCGTCCCAGTGAAAATTTAAATCTAACTGACACATATTTTCAGTATGTGAATGACACCCAAGAGAACCAGCCAGCGCAAAACGAAATTAAGCAATTCGGAACTGAGGGTATCGACTTCAGTACTGGTGTTGCTACAGATCCTTCGGGCAATTTCTATTTAACAGGATTTACAACTGGGGATTTGCAAGGAAGCAATCAAGGGCTTTTTGATGCCTGGATAGCAAAATATGATAGTGATGGCTATGAGTTGTGGGGTAAGCAGATTGGCACTTCTGCTAACGATAGAGCCTTTGCCATTGTCACAGATAATGATGGTAACTTCTACGTAACGGGAGCTACACAAGGAGATCTATTTTCCACTAACCAGTCAGAAGGTAATGATGCTTGGGTTGCTAAGTATAATACTAATGGCGACCTATTGTGGAGCAGGCAGTTTGCAGTTACAGGTGCTATTACTACTGAATCTAACAGCATTAATCTTAATATAGATGAAGGAGGCAACGTCTACTTATCAGGAACAGCAACTAAGCCTAATCAAAGACCAGACATTTTCCCTTTAGCCAATCAAGTTGATTCTTGGGTAAGTAAATTTGACTCTAATGGCAACCAGCAGTGGTTGACAGAATATGGGAACTTCGCTTTTGACGAAGCTTTTGATCTTGCCATCGATAATAATGGCAATACCTATACTACAGGATGGACTCAGGGATTATTAGAACCGGCAGATCCATCTCGAACTTTTTTGAATTACGATGCCTTCTTAGTAAAGACGGATACTAATAGTGATATACAGTGGATTAGACAATTTGGAAGTAACAACGATGGTCTTGAATTTCCATGGGGTGTTGAAACTGACAGCAAAAATAATGTCTATGTTACAGGATGGACTACAGGCTCTTTTGAGACAGGCGCTCCAAATACTAATCAACCGACAATTGGCAGTCAATCTTACGATATGTGGCTTGCAAAATATCTTCCGGATGGAACTCAGCAATGGGTTCAACAGTTTGGCACCCAAGGTGATGATGGCACCTACCTATCAGGCATGGAGATTGATGCAAACGATAATATCTTCTTGATAGGATACACTAATGCTCAGTTAGGAGAAGGTAGTCAAGATGAAGCTTATAACGCGTGGGTAGCAAAGTTCGACACTAATGGCAACGAGAAGTGGATTCGACAATTCGGAAGCCCAGAAAGATTGGATAACCCTACAGATATTATCGTTGGTAATGATGGTCATCTTTACGTGACTGGAATTACTGATGGCTCTTTAGGAAGTGAAAATGCCGGAGCTGTAGATGTCTGGGTGGCTAAATTAAATGCAAATATGGGAGATCTGCAAGAATTTAATTACGATTCAAAGGATAACGTCAGAATAGCCCATGCAAACGTCACTCCAACACTAGATGTAAGTGATGATATTATTACCACCGCTAATGTTGCTCCAACACTAGATGTAAGTGATGATATTATTACCACCGCTAATGTTGCTCCAACACTAGATGTAAGTGATGATATTATTACCACTGCTAATATCATTCCAACACTGAATGTAAGTCTAGTTGAGGGTATCAGTACAAGTAGTGATTTCTCAGATTATGGACAATTAGTTTCTACCCTTACTGGTATCCTCGAATCTTATGCCCAAAACTCTTTTTCTACAGCCCTAAGTGAGGAAACTCATAACTGTACTGTATAG